In Populus nigra chromosome 10, ddPopNigr1.1, whole genome shotgun sequence, the following proteins share a genomic window:
- the LOC133704826 gene encoding 18.1 kDa class I heat shock protein-like produces the protein MSLVPSSLFGGRRTNVFDPFSLDIWDPFQDFPFTSTALSAPRSEVAKETSAFASTRIDWKETPEAHVFKADLPGLKKEEVKVEIEEGKVLQISGERSKEKEEKNDKWHRVERSSGKFLRRFRLPENAKADQVKASMENGVLTVTVPKEEVKKPDVKSIEISG, from the coding sequence atgtCTCTCGTCCCAAGCTCCCTCTTTGGTGGCCGAAGAACCAACGTCTTTGATCCTTTCTCTCTTGACATCTGGGACCCTTTCCAGGACTTTCCCTTCACAAGCACGGCCCTATCAGCCCCACGTTCAGAGGTCGCCAAAGAAACATCAGCATTTGCCAGCACACGCATAGACTGGAAGGAGACCCCAGAGGCTCATGTTTTCAAGGCTGATCTTCCAGGGCTGAAAAAAGAGGAAGTGAAAGTGGAGATAGAGGAAGGTAAGGTTTTACAAATAAGTGGAGAGAGAAgcaaagagaaggaagagaaaaatgacAAGTGGCATAGAGTTGAGAGATCGAGTGGTAAGTTCTTGAGGAGGTTCAGATTGCCTGAGAATGCTAAAGCTGATCAGGTGAAGGCTAGTATGGAAAACGGGGTCTTGACAGTGACTGTGCCTAAAGAGGAAGTCAAGAAGCCTGATGTTAAGTCCATTGAGATCTCCGGCTGA